One genomic region from Salvia hispanica cultivar TCC Black 2014 chromosome 2, UniMelb_Shisp_WGS_1.0, whole genome shotgun sequence encodes:
- the LOC125206071 gene encoding protein PTST, chloroplastic — protein MAFNNLFSVSGQPSLARIPMLRIDQSQMEMCGLIKQNQGLIVKGSVHSRPSKVFCSAASLEEEFCAIQSNNFSKAEESDVQALPEERVPSSEELKALLADSQRATLVKKLSEANQHNRFLKRQLQVKEDELLDFKAELAVMEFEVKALLGLAEEIANYDIPVGSRKINGKYIQSHLLLKLEAVQKRLAEQIKDVDAAQPQEVHLIWHGVAESVQVMGSFDGWSQGEHLSPEYTGSYTKFSATLMLRPGRYEIKFLVDGEWKLSADFPTAGEGMMQNNLLVVE, from the exons attcagCGTTTCAGGGCAACCGTCTTTAGCCAG GATACCTATGTTGAGAATTGATCAGTCTCAGATGGAAATGTGTGGCTTAATCAAGCAGAATCAGGGTTTGATTGTTAAAGGTTCTGTTCATAGTCGACCTTCCAAGGTGTTCTGTAGTGCTGCTAGTTTGGAGGAGGAATTTTGTGCAATTCAATCCAATAATTTCTCCAAGGCTGAGGAATCTGATGTCCAGGCTTTGCCGGAGGAGAGGGTTCCTAGTAGCGAAGAG TTGAAGGCATTACTTGCTGATTCTCAAAGAGCAACACTAGTCAAGAAACTGAGCGAAGCAAATCAACACAATCGGTTTCTGAAACGCCAG TTACAAGTTAAGGAAGATGAACTACTTGACTTCAAGGCTGAACTTGCTGTCATGGAGTTTGAGGTTAAG GCTCTGCTTGGTTTGGCTGAAGAAATCGCTAATTATGATATTCCAGTTGGATCAAGAAAGATTAATGGGAAATACATTCAATCGCACCTCCTCTTGAAATTGGAAG CTGTACAAAAAAGGTTGGCAGAACAGATCAAGGATGTGGATGCCGCACAGCCTCAAGAGGTTCATTTAATTTGGCATGGTGTGGCAGAG AGCGTGCAAGTGATGGGATCCTTCGATGGCTGGAGTCAAGGGGAACATTTGTCACCAGAGTATACAGGTTCATATACAAAATTCTCAGCCACATTGATGCTAAGACCTGGAAG atatgaaatCAAGTTCCTGGTGGATGGTGAGTGGAAGCTGTCGGCTGATTTCCCCACTGCTGGTGAGGGGATGATGCAGAACAATTTGCTGGTTGTCGAATAA